The window ACACTTGCGGTAAGGCACCGGATCTGGACCGTAATCATGGCTGAATTTCTGGTCAAAGTCGCCGACGAACAAGGCCACCTGCGCCAGCAGGTGGAGCACGGGTATTCCGAGGCCGAGGTACACGACCGCTACACGCAACAGGGATACCTGGTCTACTGGGTAAAGCCCCGCAGCCTGCTCACCCCCGGCGGCATGACCCGGCGCAGCAAGCTAAAAGCGGCCACCTTCTTGATCTTCAATCAACAGTTCTTGACGCTGATGAAGGCGGGCCTGCCGATCCTGGTTTCGCTGGACCTGTTGATCAAGCGGCAGCGCGACAAGTTCCTGCTGCAATTGCTGGAGAACGTCCGCGAACGGGTCAAAGGCGGCGAGCTTCTATCCGACGCTTTTGCTGCCCAACGCGTGTTTCCGAAGATCTATACGACGACCCTGTTGGCGGGCGAGAAGTCTGGCAACATGGAAGAAGTGCTCAGCCGGTATATCGCATACCAGCGGCTGGCACAGACGTTCCGCAAGAAGCTGGCAGTTTCGCTGGTGTATCCGGCGCTCCTGATTTCGGTGGTTTCGGTGATGATGATTTTCCTCGTCACCTATGTGGTCCCGAAGTTTGCCGAACTGTTCAATAACCTGGGGGCCACATTGCCCGCGATCACAGTTTTCATGCTGGCGGTCGGCTTGAACGCGCAAAAGTATGCGTGGGCGATCGTAGTGATTCTGGCGGTCAGCATCCCGCTCTTCTGGCGCTGGAAGCAGAGTGACCGCGGGGCCGAACAGGTCGATAAGATGTTGTTGTCGATCCCCCTGCTGGGCGAGATCCGGCTGAAATACCAGGTGGCGAATTTCTCGAGGATTCTGGCGACGCTGCTGCAAGGTGGCCTGCCGCTGGTTCCGGCGATGGAAACTGCCGGAGCGTCCATGAGCAGCCGGAAGATGTTAAATGGGATCCTGAACGCGACCGAGAGAGTCAAAGAAGGACAGAGCCTGGCGAAGAGCCTGGAGACGGAGAAGATCTTCCCCGACCTGGCGGTAGAAATGCTGGAAGTCGGTGAATCTACAGGCGCACTACCGGCAATGTTGAGTTCGGTGGCGGAGTTTTACGAGGAAGACGTCCAGACTGCGCTAGGTGCGGCCATGGCGTTGATTGAGCCTTTGATTCTGATTGTGATGGCAGTCGTTGTGGGAGGCATATTGATTTCCCTCTATCTGCCGATCTTTACGCTGGGGTCCGGCATCCACTAGGGACTGACCAGCGATTTTGGAAGTACACTGGTAATAAGAATGGCCGAAAAGAAAACCATCGTGGTAAACGGCGGCGCCAATGGCGGAAAGCTTTCGCCAGAGCCGGCACCGACTGCTGGAGATGAGCTCGAGCGAGCTCGCGATATTGCGCGCCGGTACCGCTGCGAATTCATCGATCTGAGCGACTTCCAGTTGCATCACGATCTGTTCGAAAAGATCCCAGTGCATCTGATGTTCCGCTACAACTTCGTCCCGCTGGAAGAAATCGCGGACGGACGTCTGGCCATTGCGATCGCCGATCCCAGCCAGTTGATGATGATCGATGAGATCAGCCTGCTGCTCGGCAAGCGGATCGTCACCAAGGTCTCCACGCTCAAGCAGATTTCAGAAATTCTCAAGAAGACCGAGCAGTCGAAGCGCGTTCTGGAAGACGCCAGTGAAGGCTTCACGCTGGACGTGATCCGCGAAGACGAAGCGGGTAACGACGAAACGATTTCGATCGACAAACTGACCGCGTCGACGGGCGACATGAGCCCGATCATCCGCCTGGTCGATACCACAATCTTTACAGCGTTGCAGCGGCGCGCCAGTGACATTCACATTGAAACCCGCGACGATTCGGTCCTCATCAAGTTCCGTATCGACGGTGTGCTTACACATGCCATGCCGCCGATTGGCAAAGAGCATCACTCGACCATCATTTCCCGCATCAAGGTCATGAGCGAGCTCGACATTTCCGAGCGCCGCGTCCCGCAGGACGGCCGTTTCCGCGTGAAATACAACGGACGCGCCATCGACTTCCGCGTTTCGATCATGCCGTCGATCCACGGTGAAGACGCCGTGCTTCGTGTGCTGGACAAAGAGTCGATGAGCGAGAAGTTTCGCAAGCTCACGCTCGATGTGGTCGGGTTCGACGAACTCGACCTGCGCCGTTTCCGACGCTACATCAAGGAGCCGTACGGGATGGTGCTCGTCACGGGCCCAACCGGTAGCGGTAAGACAACCACACTGTACGCGGCGATCAACGAGATCAAGAGCGACGAAGACAAGATCATCACCATTGAAGATCCGGTTGAATACCAGTTGCGCGGCATTACACAGATTCCGGTCAACGAGAAAAAGGGCCTGACGTTCGCGCGCGGACTGCGGTCGATTCTGCGTCACGATCCTGACAAGATCATGGTGGGCGAAATCCGCGACAACGAAACCGCGCAGATCGCGATCCAGTCGGCGCTGACTGGCCACCTGGTGTTCACCACGGTCCACGCCAACAACGTTGTCGATGTGCTCGGCCGTTTCCTCAACATGGGCGTCGAGCCCTACAACTTCGTGTCGGCTCTGAACTGCATCCTGGCTCAACGACTCGTGCGTTTGATCTGCGATTCGTGCCGTACCGCCGTGCACTATCCAGCGGACGTACTCGAAGCCAGCGGCCTTGATCCGCAGCAGTGGGGACAGGTTCCGCTTTACGAAGGCCAGGGCTGCATTGAGTGCGCGGGCACGGGATTTAAGGGGCGAACCGCAATTCATGAACTTCTGGATTTGACCGATCGCATCCGCGAGATGATTCTGGCCAAGAAGCCAACCTCGGAAATTCGCCGCGGTGCGCGCGAAGAGGGTATGCGTTTCCTGCGAGAATCCGCGCTCGACAAAGTGCGCTCCGGGATGACGACGTTGAAGGAGATCAACAAGGTCACGTTTATCGAGACATTCCGGTAAGGGCAGAGGTTTGAGGTCAGATTGCAGAGGTAAGAATCGTGATTCCGACAGGCTTTGACCTCTGCAATCTGACTTCCGACCTCTAACCTGCCTTTAGGCCATGGCCCGGCACCCTCCGAGGTAACTGTCCTCCGCAGGAATGTCTGGGATATCATCGGGGTAAGGTCAGAGATGAGAGGTCAGATTGCTGAGGTAAAAAACAGATCCTAGGGGTTTTACCTCTGCAATCTGACTTCTGATCTCTAACCTCATGACGACAGGATCGACCAAATTCGGTGCACGACCGGCGCTGGCTTGCGAGATTGCGGCGGACCGCGTTCTGGCTGGACGCTCGGCTGATGCCGGACGAATGGTCGAAATGTGTTCGGCGCAGGAACTCGCCCCGGGTACCGTGGTCCCCGACTTGATCGAACCGAACCTCCGGGATGGCACCGCAATCCGGCAAGCGATCGAGAGTGCTCTCGGTGGTGTGAGTGGACGCTCGCGCGATGTAATCGCCATTCTTCCCGACACAGCAGTTCGCGTAGTGCTGATGGATTTCGAAACGCTGCCTTCCAAGCCCGAAGAAGCGGAAGCGGTGGTCCGGTTCCGGTTAAAGAAGTCTCTTCCCTTCAACCTGGATGACGCACGAGTCTCGTATCACGCGCAGACAGGCGGAACCGGTTTACGCGCCATCGCAGCCGTGGTGTTGAAAAGCGTTTTGCAGGAATACGAATCTGCGTTTCGGGATGCCGGTTACAACCCCGGAGTCGTGATGCCGTCGATGCTTGCAGCCTTGGGCGCGGCGGACGCGGAGAAGCCCACGTTGGTCGTGAAGGTCGATGCGCGTTCTATCGGCATTGCGATTCTCGATCAGGAACAAGTACTACTGTTTCGCACACTGGAGAATGTCCGCGGAATCACGATCAGCGGCGAGCAGTTGGCTGAAGAGG of the Acidobacteriota bacterium genome contains:
- a CDS encoding type II secretion system F family protein, yielding MAEFLVKVADEQGHLRQQVEHGYSEAEVHDRYTQQGYLVYWVKPRSLLTPGGMTRRSKLKAATFLIFNQQFLTLMKAGLPILVSLDLLIKRQRDKFLLQLLENVRERVKGGELLSDAFAAQRVFPKIYTTTLLAGEKSGNMEEVLSRYIAYQRLAQTFRKKLAVSLVYPALLISVVSVMMIFLVTYVVPKFAELFNNLGATLPAITVFMLAVGLNAQKYAWAIVVILAVSIPLFWRWKQSDRGAEQVDKMLLSIPLLGEIRLKYQVANFSRILATLLQGGLPLVPAMETAGASMSSRKMLNGILNATERVKEGQSLAKSLETEKIFPDLAVEMLEVGESTGALPAMLSSVAEFYEEDVQTALGAAMALIEPLILIVMAVVVGGILISLYLPIFTLGSGIH
- a CDS encoding type II/IV secretion system protein, whose translation is MAEKKTIVVNGGANGGKLSPEPAPTAGDELERARDIARRYRCEFIDLSDFQLHHDLFEKIPVHLMFRYNFVPLEEIADGRLAIAIADPSQLMMIDEISLLLGKRIVTKVSTLKQISEILKKTEQSKRVLEDASEGFTLDVIREDEAGNDETISIDKLTASTGDMSPIIRLVDTTIFTALQRRASDIHIETRDDSVLIKFRIDGVLTHAMPPIGKEHHSTIISRIKVMSELDISERRVPQDGRFRVKYNGRAIDFRVSIMPSIHGEDAVLRVLDKESMSEKFRKLTLDVVGFDELDLRRFRRYIKEPYGMVLVTGPTGSGKTTTLYAAINEIKSDEDKIITIEDPVEYQLRGITQIPVNEKKGLTFARGLRSILRHDPDKIMVGEIRDNETAQIAIQSALTGHLVFTTVHANNVVDVLGRFLNMGVEPYNFVSALNCILAQRLVRLICDSCRTAVHYPADVLEASGLDPQQWGQVPLYEGQGCIECAGTGFKGRTAIHELLDLTDRIREMILAKKPTSEIRRGAREEGMRFLRESALDKVRSGMTTLKEINKVTFIETFR